One segment of Panicum virgatum strain AP13 chromosome 3K, P.virgatum_v5, whole genome shotgun sequence DNA contains the following:
- the LOC120697511 gene encoding GDSL esterase/lipase At1g09390-like → MAGATNGGGNGGNGGGKVISLPLQYFCVLAAVVVAVMVLSLAFMSPAAMVAVRPNLGSVATASAGSSSNSSAARAGGAGLAARAPQVPRKEKEQAQQPPVVLFNFGDSNSDTGGVAAAGGIRIMPPEGRTYFRRPTGRLSDGRVIIDFFCESLGTHELNPYLKGIGSDYSNGVNFAMAGSTASHGVSTYSLNVQIDQFVYFRHRSLEMFKRGLKGPVSKEGFENALYMMDIGHNDMVGVAHTPSDNWDKKITDIVGEVRKAISILYDNGARKFWIHGTGALGCLPALVVQEEKGEHDAHGCLAGVNGAAKAYNKKLSQLCDDLRFHLKDATIVYTDMFAIKYDFVANHTKYGIEWPFMVCCGNGGPPYNFKPGKPGCGDLCPPEAKVVSWDGVHFTDFGSGLAAKLAMSGEYSKPRVKLASLIHGGSKKASDS, encoded by the exons ATGGCAGGCGCTACCAACGGCGGAGGTAACGGCGGGAACGGCGGCGGGAAGGTGATCAGCCTGCCGCTGCAGTACTTCTGCGTGCTGGCGGCGGTCGTGGTGGCCGTGATGGTGCTGTCGCTGGCCTTCAtgtcgccggcggccatggtggccgtCCGCCCGAACCTCGGCTCCGTGGCGACCGCCTCCGccgggagcagcagcaacagcagcgccGCCAGAGCGGGAGGCGCGGGCCTGGCTGCGCGAGCACCGCAGGTGCCCCGGAAGGAGAAGGAGCAGGCGCAGCAGCCGCCGGTGGTGCTGTTCAACTTCGGCGACTCGAACTCGGacaccggcggcgtggcggcggccggaggcatCCGGATCATGCCGCCGGAGGGCCGCACCTACTTCCGCCGCCCCACCGGGCGGCTCTCCGACGGCCGCGTCATCATCGACTTCTTCT GTGAGAGCCTGGGCACCCATGAGCTGAATCCATATCTCAAGGGAATTGGTTCAGACTACAGCAACGGCGTCAACTTCGCCATGGCTGGCTCGACAGCGAGTCACGGTGTCTCTACCTACTCCTTGAACGTCCAGATCGACCAGTTCGTCTACTTCAGGCACAGATCCCTCGAGATGTTCAAACGAG GACTGAAAGGCCCGGTGAGCAAGGAGGGGTTTGAGAACGCTCTGTACATGATGGACATTGGTCACAATGACATGGTTGGCGTGGCGCACACACCATCCGATAACTGGGACAAGAAGATCACCGATATCGTCGGCGAGGTCAGAAAGGCGATTTCG ATTCTCTACGACAATGGCGCAAGGAAGTTCTGGATCCACGGCACCGGCGCCCTGGGGTGCCTGCCGGCATTGGTGGTGCAAGAGGAGAAGGGCGAGCACGACGCGCACGGCTGCCTCGCCGGCGTCAACGGGGCCGCCAAGGCGTACAACAAGAAGCTCAGCCAGCTCTGCGACGACCTGCGGTTCCACCTCAAGGACGCCACCATCGTGTACACCGACATGTTCGCCATCAAGTACGACTTCGTCGCCAACCACACCAAATACG GGATTGAGTGGCCGTTCATGGTGTGCTGCGGCAACGGCGGGCCTCCGTACAACTTCAAGCCGGGGAAGCCCGGATGCGGCGACCTATGTCCGCCGGAGGCGAAGGTGGTCAGCTGGGACGGCGTGCACTTCACAGATTTCGGCAGCGGGCTTGCGGCCAAGCTCGCGATGAGTGGCGAGTACTCCAAGCCCAGAGTGAAGCTGGCAAGCTTGATCCATGGCGGCTCCAAGAAAGCGTCAGATTCTTGA
- the LOC120697512 gene encoding GDSL esterase/lipase At1g09390-like, producing MASAMNGGGGGGALKRMGPLRLQYYIVMGAVAAAVVLATLRYMPGPAAVASSVVRPGASAAAAAPGAEAEAEDAEGESEKRKRKRKGDGVVLFNFGDSNSDTGGVAAVMGIRIAPPEGRAYFHHPTGRLSDGRVILDFICESLGTHHLSPFMKPLDSNFTNGVNFAIAGSTAMPGVTTFSLDVQVDQFIFFKERCLDAIERGESAPVDEMGFQTALYTMDIGHNDINGVLHMPYDEMLASLPPVITEIKKAIKRLHKNGARKFWIHGTGALGCMPQKLAMPRDDDSGLDEHGCIASINNVCKKFNSLLSEALDELRLTLKKSAIVFVDMFAIKYDLVANHKKYGIEKPLMTCCGHGGPPYNYDPKKSCMTSDEYLCKLGEKFISWDGVHFTDAANGIVASKVLSGEYSIPRVKLASLVSTSKSDD from the exons atggcgagcgcgatgaacggcggcggcggcggcggggcgctgaAGCGGATGGGCCCGCTGCGGCTGCAGTACTACATCGTGATgggcgcggtggcggcagccGTGGTGCTGGCCACGCTGCGCTACATGccgggccccgccgccgtggccagcaGCGTGGTCCGGCcgggcgcctccgccgcggcggcggcccccggcgccgaggcggaggcggaggatgcGGAGGGGGAGAgtgagaagaggaagaggaagaggaagggggaCGGCGTGGTGCTGTTCAACTTCGGCGACTCCAACAGCGAcacgggcggcgtggcggcggtgaTGGGGATCCGCATCGCGCCGCCGGAGGGGCGGGCCTACTTCCACCACCCCACGGGGCGGCTCTCCGACGGCCGCGTCATCCTCGACTTCATCT GTGAGAGCCTGGGCACGCACCATCTGAGCCCGTTCATGAAGCCGCTGGACTCCAACTTCACCAACGGCGTGAACTTCGCCATCGCAGGGTCCACAGCCATGCCAGGAGTCACCACATTCTCGCTGGATGTGCAGGTGGACCAGTTCATCTTCTTCAAGGAGAGATGCCTTGATGCCATAGAGAGAG GTGAGAGTGCCCCAGTTGATGAGATGGGGTTCCAAACTGCTTTATACACCATGGACATCGGGCACAACGATATCAATGGCGTTCTCCACATGCCCTATGATGAAATGCTTGCCAGTCTTCCCCCTGTAATTACTGAAATCAAGAAAGCCATCAAG AGGTTGCATAAGAATGGGGCCAGGAAGTTCTGGATACACGGGACGGGCGCGCTTGGTTGCATGCCTCAGAAGCTTGCTATGCCGAGGGACGATGACAGTGGTCTCGATGAGCATGGATGCATCGCAAGCATAAACAATGTTTGCAAGAAATTCAATTCTTTGCTGAGTGAAGCCTTGGATGAGCTGCGCTTGACCCTGAAAAAGTCGGCAATTGTCTTTGTCGATATGTTTGCTATCAAGTATGATCTTGTTGCCAATCACAAGAAATACG GGATTGAGAAGCCGTTGATGACATGTTGCGGCCATGGAGGCCCCCCTTACAACTACGACCCCAAGAAGAGCTGCATGACTTCGGACGAATACCTGTGCAAGCTTGGTGAAAAGTTCATAAGCTGGGATGGTGTTCACTTCACTGATGCTGCAAACGGCATTGTGGCTTCCAAGGTGCTCAGTGGCGAGTACTCCATTCCCAGGGTCAAGCTGGCCAGCCTCGTCAGCACTTCAAAATCTGACGATTAA